A single Hippocampus zosterae strain Florida chromosome 1, ASM2543408v3, whole genome shotgun sequence DNA region contains:
- the LOC127610195 gene encoding protocadherin alpha-C2-like isoform X2 — protein sequence MAATARYGLCVIILIYGGCTRGQIHYSIPEELENGAQVGDIAHDLSVDLRKLITRRIRVTPESGRRYFNVNHKSGKLVVSDRIDRESLCKVDGTCILSLEVILDHPVEVHKVEVDILDVNDNAPSFPHLEYLLEVSESALTGSKFHIEAAQDPDDGSNSVKQYRLSPNQHLTLDSVKPFSNDKHIELILKKPFDREQMPSDRLILTAVDGGTPQRSGTAKINVRILDANDNVPAFDSSVYKVKVSENSPKGTLVIQLNATDLDEGSNGEVFYSFSSYTPERVRQMFSMDPDSGRITVKSNIDYEEMNSYEIYIQAMDKGPAAVAVHCKVVVDVLDVNDNVPEIVLSSLSIPLREDARADTVVAMISVNDRDSGPNKQVMLELMPRTPFKIKSFRAHHTVVTSAFLDRETVSFYNITIRAIDGGTPPLSSQLTFKVDVADINDNPPRFEQTSYTVYISENNAVGSPLCTVKATDADTAENARITYTILNDNNHGIPVTSYVGIKTHTGEAYALRAFDFEKLRQFHFQVKAQDKGMPPLSRVATVYVYIMDQNDHEPRIVYPPANGSHTTETLLKNAEPGILVTKVVAWDGDAGQNAWLLYTFQPPDMEFDLFKVHEHTGEIRTTRRVIEENSTSFALTVLVRDNGLPPLSSTATVHVHVMELMPKLTPDPKRIIRPESPLMFSHVTIYLIIALCATTFVFLVTVCVLAIVRCHAYCTQPGSCSPCCVSKKRLPEASSTAAAGGVAGRPASGGSQPSANVALRRDLKVEPHYIEVRANGSVTKTYCYKTCLTATSGSDTFMFYNTGRPHSGTWGSGYVTSHSGHSQIIVRRLSMPDATAIQPKAPHSDWRYSASLRAGGVMQSSVHMEESSVMQGAQGVLVQNWPTASSAADAEGGEVSPPMGAGVDSNSWHFRYGPGGPGAPPQHLKAGEVPPEAFIIPGSPAIISIRQNQGGDDDKSDFITFGKKEEAKKKKKKKKDKKDKKDKGKDDDE from the exons ATGGCAGCAACAGCACGTTACGGATTATGTGTAATTATTTTGATATATGGTGGCTGTACGAGGGGGCAGATTCACTACTCCATTCCGGAGGAACTGGAGAACGGCGCACAGGTGGGTGATATTGCCCATGATTTGAGTGTGGACCTAAGGAAACTTATCACCCGTCGCATTCGTGTGACGCCTGAAAGTGGACGGAGATATTTCAACGTTAATCACAAAAGTGGGAAGTTGGTGGTGAGTGACCGTATAGACCGAGAGAGCCTGTGTAAAGTCGATGGCACCTGTATACTCAGCCTTGAGGTGATTTTGGACCACCCTGTGGAAGTGCACAAGGTCGAGGTGGACATTCTGGACGTTAACGATAACGCACCGAGCTTCCCACATTTGGAGTATCTGCTAGAAGTGTCAGAATCTGCTCTGACTGGATCAAAGTTCCACATCGAGGCCGCTCAAGATCCAGATGATGGCTCCAATTCGGTCAAGCAGTACCGCCTCAGCCCCAACCAGCATCTAACTCTAGACTCTGTTAAGCCCTTCTCTAATGACAAGCACATTGAGCTTATTCTGAAAAAGCCCTTTGACCGGGAACAGATGCCATCTGATCGGCTCATCCTGACAGCAGTGGATGGAGGCACCCCGCAGAGAAGCGGCACAGCCAAAATCAACGTACGCATTCTTGACGCAAATGACAACGTGCCTGCTTTTGACAGCTCGGTGTACAAAGTAAAAGTGTCTGAAAACTCCCCAAAAGGTACCCTTGTGATTCAGTTAAATGCCACAGACCTCGACGAGGGCTCCAATGGGGAGGTTTTTTACTCATTCAGCAGTTACACTCCTGAACGGGTCAGACAGATGTTTTCCATGGATCCAGACTCAGGGAGGATAACAGTGAAGAGCAATATAGACTATGAGGAGATGAACTCATATGAAATCTACATTCAGGCGATGGACAAGGGCCCTGCCGCCGTGGCAGTGCACTGTAAAGTAGTGGTCGACGTTTTAGACGTTAATGACAACGTCCCTGAAATTGTCCTGTCATCTCTCTCAATTCCTCTACGTGAGGACGCCCGTGCAGACACCGTCGTTGCTATGATCAGCGTTAACGACCGAGATTCGGGACCTAATAAGCAAGTCATGCTGGAGCTGATGCCTCGGACACCCTTCAAAATCAAATCCTTCCGCGCCCACCATACTGTCGTCACCTCTGCATTCCTGGATCGTGAAACCGTCTCATTCTACAACATCACCATACGTGCCATAGATGGAGGAACTCCCCCTCTGTCGTCACAGTTGACCTTTAAAGTCGATGTTGCCGACATAAACGACAACCCTCCTCGATTCGAGCAGACCTCATATACTGTTTACATCAGCGAAAACAATGCGGTTGGTTCGCCGCTGTGTACCGTCAAAGCCACAGATGCAGACACAGCAGAAAATGCACGCATCACCTATACCATCCTCAATGACAACAATCACGGCATCCCTGTGACGAGCTACGTCGGCatcaaaacccacacaggtgaaGCCTACGCCCTGCGagcttttgactttgaaaagcTGAGACAGTTTCACTTTCAGGTGAAAGCCCAGGACAAGGGCATGCCCCCGCTAAGCCGCGTGGCCACGGTGTATGTTTATATTATGGATCAGAACGACCACGAGCCAAGGATAGTGTACCCACCTGCCAACGGGAGCCATACCACAGAGACATTACTGAAAAATGCTGAGCCCGGAATATTGGTAACAAAGGTGGTGGCGTGGGATGGGGACGCAGGGCAGAACGCTTGGCTGCTGTATACCTTTCAGCCGCCCGACATGGAGTTTGACCTCTTCAAGGTACACGAGCATACTGGTGAGATCCGCACCACGAGGCGCGTCATTGAGGAGAACTCGACGTCCTTTGCGCTGACTGTTCTGGTGCGTGATAATGGCCTGCCTCCGCTCTCATCCACCGCAACTGTCCACGTGCATGTGATGGAGCTCATGCCTAAATTGACCCCTGACCCAAAGCGTATCATCAGGCCCGAAAGCCCCTTGATGTTTTCCCATGTCACGATCTACCTCATCATCGCCCTGTGTGCCACCACCTTTGTGTTCTTGGTCACTGTCTGCGTGCTGGCCATCGTGCGTTGCCATGCCTACTGCACCCAGCCTGGCTCCTGCTCCCCTTGCTGTGTGTCCAAGAAGAGACTGCCTGAGGCTAGCAGCACCGCAGCTGCCGGTGGAGTCGCAGGACGACCCGCATCAGGTGGAAGCCAGCCAAGTGCCAATGTGGCCCTGCGCCGAGATCTTAAAGTCGAACCGCATTACATTGAAGTGCGGGCCAATGGGTCGGTCACCAAAACATACTGTTATAAAACGTGCCTGACAGCGACTTCTGGAAGTGACACGTTTATGTTCTACAACACGGGACGACCCCACAGTGGCACCTGGGGCTCGGGCTATGTCACCAGCCACAGCGGACACAGCCAGATAATTGTTCGCCGTCTCAGTATGCCAGATGCGACTGCCATTCAG CCTAAGGCGCCACATTCTGACTGGAGATATTCAGCTTCCCTGAGAGCAGGTGGTGTCATGCAGAG CTCAGTACACATGGAGGAGTCCTCAGTGATGCAGGGAGCCCAAGGAGTTCTGGTCCAGAACTGGCCCACAGCATCAAGCGCTGCTG ATGCTGAAGGGGGAGAGGTGTCGCCCCCAATGGGTGCCGGAGTTGACAGCAACAGCTGGCACTTTCGCTATGGCCCCGGGGGTCCCGGTGCACCCCCGCAGCACCTGAAGGCCGGCGAGGTTCCCCCAGAGGCGTTCATCATCCCTGGCTCCCCCGCCATCATTTCTATTAGACAGAACCAGGGAGGAGACGACGATAAGAGTGACTTTATCACCTTCGGAAAGAAGGAGgaggccaagaagaagaaaaagaagaagaaggacaagaaggACAAAAAGGATAAAGGGAAAGATGATGACGAGTAA